One Thermodesulfobacteriota bacterium DNA window includes the following coding sequences:
- a CDS encoding NAD(P)-dependent oxidoreductase, giving the protein GLLIDAARGISASDRFVREGRWTSGRFPLTTHVSAKRLGIVGLGEIGRAVAGRAAGFAMEVRYTNRKPAEGVPYGFEPSLEELARWADFLVVAVPGGPSTDRLVSSSVLEALGPGGFLVNVSRGTVVDQEALVRALADGTIAGAGLDVFVDEPNVPDGLLRRENVVLTPHVGSGTFETRKAMEDLVLANLEAFFRDGRVLTPAF; this is encoded by the coding sequence TGGCCTGCTGATCGACGCGGCGCGGGGGATCTCCGCCTCGGACCGGTTCGTGCGGGAAGGCCGCTGGACGTCGGGAAGATTCCCGCTGACCACCCACGTCAGCGCGAAGCGGCTGGGCATCGTCGGCCTCGGGGAGATCGGGCGCGCCGTCGCCGGAAGGGCGGCGGGTTTCGCCATGGAAGTCCGCTACACCAACCGGAAGCCGGCAGAGGGCGTCCCGTACGGATTCGAACCCTCGCTGGAGGAACTGGCCCGCTGGGCCGATTTCCTGGTCGTGGCGGTCCCGGGAGGGCCTTCGACGGACCGCCTGGTCTCGTCGTCCGTCCTGGAGGCACTGGGCCCCGGGGGCTTCCTCGTCAACGTATCGCGGGGGACGGTGGTCGATCAGGAGGCCCTTGTCCGCGCCCTCGCGGACGGGACCATCGCCGGCGCCGGCCTGGACGTATTCGTCGACGAGCCGAACGTCCCCGACGGGCTGCTCCGCCGGGAAAACGTCGTCCTGACGCCGCACGTCGGAAGCGGGACGTTCGAGACGCGGAAGGCGATGGAGGATCTCGTCCTTGCGAACCTGGAGGCGTTCTTCAGGGACGGCAGGGTCCTGACGCCGGCGTTCTGA